A genomic segment from Corylus avellana chromosome ca5, CavTom2PMs-1.0 encodes:
- the LOC132181809 gene encoding protein FAR1-RELATED SEQUENCE 5-like, whose amino-acid sequence MVIVGNDEALGPPLGSPIDVDDSEDSDNEDNDNENSDGLEEIIHGNQMVGEPRVDMMFDSEEEVIAYYKQYAKPVGFGVTRRTSKIGDDGKLRYFTIACVREGKSRSKSSNIVRPKPMEKMGCKAKINAKLTTNGRFTLSTVVLEDTHVVSPS is encoded by the exons ATGGTCATAGTGGGCAATGATGAAGCTCTTGGACCTCCTCTTGGCTCTCCAATTG atGTGGATGATAGTGAGGACAGTGATAACGAGGACAATGATAATGAGAACAGTGATGGGCTAGAGGAAATTATTCATGGAAATCAAATGGTTGGAGAACCGAGAGTTGATATGATGTTTGATTCTGAAGAAGAGGTTATAGCATATTATAAGCAGTATGCCAAGCCAGTTGGTTTTGGAGTGACAAGAAGAACCTCTAAAATTGGAGATGATGGAAAGTTAAGATATTTCACAATTGCATGTGTCCGTGAGGGCAAGTCAAGAAGCAAATCATCTAATATTGTTAGGCCAAAACCAATGGAGAAAATGGGGTGCAAGGCGAAGATCAATGCAAAGTTAACTACCAATGGAAGGTTTACATTGTCTACCGTCGTGCTTGAAGACACTCATGTTGTAAGCCCATCCTAG
- the LOC132181808 gene encoding protein FAR-RED IMPAIRED RESPONSE 1-like produces the protein MDKAGVRPSKNYKDLVVKASGYENLPFGEKDCRNYINKVRNKLLGEGDAEALRNYFMRMQENDSFFYVIDLDEESRLRNVFWANAQSRAAYESFEDIITFDTTYLTNKYKMPFASFVRVNHYGQSVLFGCGLLSNENIDTFVWLFEAWLKCMSRRAPNAIITDQDRAMQAAIARVFPRAKHRFCLWHIMSKFPHKLGSHSQYENFKGALLNCVYDSLNYDEFEKRWQQVVESYNLKENAWFCQLYGEQYQWIPAYVKDTFWAGMSTTQRSESMNAFF, from the coding sequence ATGGATAAAGCTGGAGTCCGTCCAAGTAAAAACTACAAAGATCTTGTTGTTAAAGCTAGTGGATATGAGAATCTtccatttggagagaaagattgTCGAAATTACATTAATAAAGTAAGGAATAAGTTGCTTGGAGAAGGAGATGCTGAAGCATTGCGGAACTATTTCATGAGAATGCAAGAAAATGACAGCTTCTTCTATGTCATAGACCTCGATGAAGAAAGCCGTTTGAGAAACGTGTTTTGGGCAAATGCACAAAGTAGAGCAGCATATGAGTCTTTTGAAGATATCATAACATTTGACACTACATACTTGACTAATAAATACAAGATGCCTTTTGCATCTTTTGTTAGAGTGAATCATTATGGCCAATCCGTACTTTTTGGGTGTGGATTACTATCAAATGAGAATATCGATACTTTTGTGTGGTTGTTCGAAGCATGGTTGAAATGCATGTCAAGAAGAGCTCCTAATGCAATTATAACTGATCAAGATAGAGCTATGCAAGCTGCAATTGCAAGAGTGTTTCCAAGAGCAAAACATAGATTTTGTTTATGGCATATCATGAGCAAGTTTCCACACAAACTTGGATCACACTCTCAATATGAAAACTTTAAGGGTGCTCTATTAAATTGTGTATACGACTCTTTGAATTatgatgaatttgaaaaaagatgGCAACAAGTAGTTGAGAGTTACAATCTTAAAGAAAATGCATGGTTTTGTCAGTTATATGGTGAACAGTATCAATGGATACCAGCATATGTGAAAGATACATTTTGGGCCGGAATGTCTACTACACAGCGAAGTGAGAGTATGAATGCCTTTTTTTGA